Proteins encoded in a region of the Archangium lipolyticum genome:
- a CDS encoding antibiotic biosynthesis monooxygenase family protein, with protein sequence MAVAPTMIVTINRFRTSAEEANRLEASFRERSRKVDQYEGFLGLEVLRSFEPEPEFLLVTRWRDRESLRAYFQSEDFKATRAASAQQDATFSMYEVVAQ encoded by the coding sequence ATGGCCGTTGCCCCAACGATGATCGTCACCATCAATCGCTTCCGGACCTCCGCCGAGGAGGCCAACCGCCTGGAGGCCTCCTTCCGGGAGCGCTCGCGCAAGGTGGACCAGTACGAGGGGTTCCTCGGGCTGGAGGTGCTGCGCTCCTTCGAGCCCGAGCCCGAGTTCCTGCTGGTGACGCGCTGGCGGGACCGCGAGAGCCTGAGGGCCTACTTCCAGTCGGAGGACTTCAAGGCCACCAGGGCGGCGAGCGCCCAGCAGGATGCCACCTTCAGCATGTACGAGGTGGTGGCGCAGTGA
- a CDS encoding thrombospondin type 3 repeat-containing protein, with translation MRNAFCLMMLLLAAVATPASALEDVNCNGIDRSVEKDPSTATPRDCIDYFRNGSSCVLRELSPRRACDDYVAPGPGQAATCSSQLAGDQDTDRLGDSCDNCPAVSNADQRDGDSDGVGDVCDICPLQANADQRDSDGDGFGDACDNCPAVSNADQRDSDGDGVGDACDVCPAVPNPDQRDSDGDGLGDACDNCSSRANPDQRDSDGDGLGDTCDVCPSAAGTSQQDVDDDGVGDACDVCPSVPNPDQEDTDGDGRGNVCDVCPRAAGTSQEDTDGDGLGDACDNCPQEANPDQQESPLYPGLGAVCTPGMRGGGGCSLGGGGLGGMLGGGALGVVLVLLGMSRRHKRTR, from the coding sequence ATGCGCAATGCCTTTTGTCTGATGATGTTGTTGCTCGCCGCCGTGGCCACTCCGGCGTCCGCCCTCGAGGACGTCAACTGCAACGGCATCGATCGTTCGGTCGAGAAGGACCCCTCGACGGCCACGCCGCGCGATTGCATCGACTACTTCCGCAACGGCTCGTCGTGCGTCCTGCGGGAGCTCTCCCCCCGCCGCGCCTGTGATGACTATGTCGCGCCAGGTCCTGGCCAGGCGGCCACCTGCAGCAGCCAGCTCGCCGGGGACCAGGACACGGACCGGCTCGGAGACTCGTGCGACAACTGCCCCGCCGTCTCCAATGCCGACCAGCGGGATGGAGACTCGGACGGTGTCGGGGACGTCTGCGATATCTGCCCTCTGCAGGCCAATGCCGACCAGCGGGACTCGGACGGAGACGGGTTCGGCGATGCGTGCGACAACTGCCCCGCCGTCTCCAATGCCGACCAGCGGGACTCGGACGGAGATGGGGTCGGCGATGCCTGTGACGTCTGCCCCGCCGTGCCCAATCCCGACCAGCGGGACTCGGATGGGGATGGGCTGGGGGATGCATGCGACAACTGCTCCAGCCGGGCCAATCCCGACCAGCGGGACTCGGACGGAGACGGGCTGGGCGATACGTGCGATGTCTGCCCCTCGGCCGCCGGCACCAGCCAGCAGGACGTGGATGATGATGGGGTGGGCGATGCGTGTGATGTCTGCCCCTCGGTCCCCAACCCGGACCAGGAGGATACGGACGGGGATGGGAGGGGGAATGTGTGCGATGTCTGCCCCAGGGCCGCGGGTACCAGCCAGGAGGACACGGATGGCGATGGGCTGGGCGATGCGTGCGACAACTGCCCGCAGGAGGCCAACCCCGATCAGCAGGAGTCACCGCTCTACCCGGGACTGGGCGCGGTCTGCACCCCTGGTATGCGGGGGGGTGGAGGCTGCTCGTTGGGCGGAGGCGGCCTGGGCGGAATGCTGGGAGGGGGCGCGCTCGGGGTGGTGTTGGTGCTGCTCGGCATGAGCCGCCGGCACAAGCGGACACGCTGA
- a CDS encoding OmpA family protein, whose amino-acid sequence MKTHIASGPKQRAWVVLAALAGVLSAPPAAARDGVPSLDVNRFHPAPGSGRLLTVDLADVGRSQELVSQLLLHYADLPLAYTFGEQVTGRLVRDRVTADLSFAYSLLDRVQLSVALPVTLHQAGDVISYPDVVTREPRALPSISGGGVEDLRLGLKGRLWSNERFGLGGVAEVVAPTGNAESYLGSSSMTGSVQLIGHARFERVTVALNLGWRWAAAEQQLLNIRTGHGLLYGAGVQVEVARPADVPISVLGEVYGLAAPRLGDTASSPAEAMLAGKAQVRDWSFFLGAGSGLNAGYGEPRVRVMAGLAYAWQYKPAPRPPAPPVLQVAPTQPAITVEDQDVRLRLWEPVYFAFGKDTIDPVSFAMLDEVARFIREHPELGPIRVDGHTDDVGSGQYNLDLSQRRARAIVEYMGKKGVPVERLTPVGYGKRCPLLSNTTEEGRATNRRVDFVIVNRERRHPRPGECPEQPSAQARK is encoded by the coding sequence ATGAAGACTCACATCGCATCTGGTCCCAAGCAGCGCGCGTGGGTGGTGCTCGCCGCCCTGGCGGGAGTGTTGTCCGCCCCACCCGCGGCAGCCCGCGACGGCGTCCCGAGTCTGGACGTCAATCGCTTTCATCCCGCACCGGGCTCCGGCCGGTTGCTCACCGTCGACCTCGCCGACGTGGGCCGCTCGCAGGAGCTGGTGTCGCAGCTCCTGCTGCACTACGCGGATCTCCCGCTGGCCTACACCTTCGGCGAGCAGGTGACGGGCAGGCTGGTGCGCGACCGCGTCACCGCCGACCTGTCGTTCGCCTATTCCCTGCTGGACAGGGTGCAGCTCAGCGTGGCCCTGCCGGTGACACTCCACCAGGCCGGCGATGTCATCAGCTACCCGGACGTGGTGACGCGAGAGCCACGCGCGCTCCCGAGCATCTCGGGCGGCGGGGTGGAGGACCTGCGGCTGGGCCTCAAGGGGCGCTTGTGGAGCAACGAGCGCTTCGGCCTGGGCGGAGTGGCCGAGGTGGTGGCCCCCACGGGCAACGCGGAGAGCTACCTGGGCTCGTCGAGCATGACGGGCTCGGTACAGCTCATCGGCCACGCCCGGTTCGAGCGCGTGACGGTGGCGCTCAACCTGGGCTGGCGGTGGGCGGCGGCCGAGCAGCAACTGCTCAACATCCGGACGGGCCACGGCCTGCTCTACGGCGCGGGCGTGCAGGTCGAGGTGGCGCGCCCCGCGGATGTGCCCATCTCCGTGCTCGGCGAGGTGTATGGGCTGGCCGCGCCACGGCTCGGCGATACCGCGAGCAGCCCCGCCGAGGCGATGCTGGCGGGCAAGGCGCAGGTGCGCGACTGGAGCTTCTTCCTCGGCGCGGGCTCGGGGCTCAACGCAGGCTACGGCGAGCCCCGGGTCCGGGTGATGGCGGGCCTGGCGTACGCCTGGCAGTACAAGCCCGCCCCCCGGCCACCGGCTCCGCCCGTGCTCCAGGTGGCTCCGACGCAGCCGGCCATCACCGTGGAGGACCAGGACGTCCGGTTGCGCCTCTGGGAGCCGGTGTACTTCGCCTTCGGCAAGGACACCATCGATCCGGTGAGCTTCGCGATGCTCGACGAGGTGGCCCGCTTCATCCGCGAGCACCCCGAGCTGGGCCCCATCCGCGTCGATGGCCACACGGATGACGTGGGGAGTGGCCAGTACAACCTGGACCTGTCGCAGCGCCGGGCCCGAGCCATCGTCGAGTACATGGGAAAGAAGGGTGTCCCCGTGGAGCGGCTGACCCCCGTGGGCTACGGCAAGCGCTGCCCGCTGCTCTCCAATACGACCGAGGAGGGCCGTGCCACCAACCGGCGGGTGGACTTCGTCATCGTCAACCGCGAGCGCCGCCATCCCCGCCCGGGCGAGTGCCCCGAGCAGCCCTCCGCCCAGGCGCGAAAGTGA
- a CDS encoding HYR domain-containing protein gives MASLGAPDSSRRALEREPEPLVTGKPLRVRTESISRGGRSLLKPARALVREDGALALERGPVVEVLRNSEEGTEQRWELASKPTGTGDLVVRVELAGLEYVGVTEQGHHYVDPETGLGVRYGKATWVDAEGVKTPVEPVREGGALVMRVPARVLEDSAWPAVLDPIISPEISPDTPVPAPASGSESSPVVAYGGGIYLVAWSFTTYTEYDIQATRVRASDGVVLDVSGISLATATGNQLVPAVASNGSDFLVAWVDSPGFGSSSIRGARVRGSDGKVLDSASLGISTAASSRFSPAIASDGTNYFVVWDDTRSYSYSDIYGTRVRASDGAVLDSSGIPISTATYGQSSPAIAFDGSKYLVVWSDSRSNSSSDIYGARVSAAGTVLDTSGIPISTAANSQGSPTIAFAGGHFLVAWDDYRNGSTSDVYAARVRASDAVVLDPSGTPIATGSGSQGAVSAATDGSQFLLVWQYSTGSSSYDVHGARVGVDGVVLDTPGAILFASATDYERVPAVAFDGSHFLVVWEGYQSSRYDIYGARVRPSDLTILDTPGRMLSTQANAEGSPAVAGGRDSYLVVWQDTRDLNGRYDVYGVRVRASDGTVLDPAGIPIGTATNSQASPAVAFDGSNFLVVWNDYRSSGTSGSDIYGARVRESDGAVLDAAGIPISTASRDQWPPAVTFGDGYYFVTWHDYRNGSTADVYGARVRASDGVVLEPQGIAVTIAAQDQQYVSTAFGDGHFLVVWSDSRNTSTSNMDIYGARIRASDGVVLDSAGIALSTASGNQYFPDVAFDGSNFLTIWQDLRNSSGADIYGARVRPSDGAVLDGTNLPLCTDASYQGMPALAFDGSTYLMVWRDTRNGVSRLNGSRVKPDGTVLDGTGFLIADMTANTSSTTVPAVASWGKGRFLAAYEPYDAVARQLRVKVRLVGDPVNGSKCASGAECTSGYCVDGVCCNTSCADGTCGSGTCEPLPGPDITCPENAEAEATGADGAIVDYPSATATGTAPLSFTYSQDSGTRFALGTNTVTATVKDGLGRTDTCSFTVTVRDTTAPTPRCGVDLVAEATEPDGAAVSYAQPTASDAITSAPDVSVSHASGSRFPLGVTRVLVTAKDEAGNSATCSFTITVRDTTAPTLSCPTNVTAEASGPEGVTVNYPSATAEDAASSTTLRYSQAAGTLFGLGTTDVTVTATDGANNTTSCVFTVAVRDSTPPTLACGADLEAEATGPDGASVDFTLPTATDAVSATPVLTASHEPGALFPPGPTRVTVKATDVAGNASECTFTVTVRDTTAPEVGCPGNLTAEAQDATGAPVAISVPAPRDTVTRSPTVSSSHAPGSRFPLGTTEVVVSASDEAGNSASCAFTVTVQDTTAPTLSCPADLAVRMTGASSQGIPVEYPAATTSDAVSTPVLSYSRATGELFPLGTTPVTVTATDAAGNSATCTFQVKVDQSIAVQVPAAQGCGCAAGSGTPEGLGWGALLLLSWSVSRRRIAPRV, from the coding sequence GTGGCCTCCCTCGGAGCTCCGGACAGCTCGCGGCGGGCGCTGGAGCGCGAGCCAGAGCCGCTCGTCACGGGCAAGCCCCTTCGGGTGAGGACGGAGTCGATCTCCCGTGGAGGGCGGTCGCTGCTGAAGCCGGCACGGGCGTTGGTGCGTGAGGACGGCGCGCTGGCGCTGGAGCGGGGCCCGGTCGTGGAGGTGCTGCGGAACAGCGAGGAGGGAACGGAGCAGCGCTGGGAGCTGGCCTCCAAGCCCACAGGCACGGGCGACCTGGTGGTGCGGGTGGAGCTGGCGGGCCTGGAGTACGTGGGCGTAACGGAGCAGGGGCACCACTATGTGGACCCCGAGACGGGGCTGGGGGTGCGCTACGGCAAGGCGACGTGGGTGGACGCCGAGGGAGTGAAGACCCCGGTAGAGCCCGTCCGCGAGGGCGGTGCGCTGGTGATGCGCGTGCCGGCACGGGTGCTGGAGGACTCGGCCTGGCCGGCGGTGTTGGACCCGATCATCTCTCCGGAGATCAGCCCCGACACCCCGGTGCCCGCTCCCGCCAGCGGTTCGGAGTCGTCCCCCGTGGTCGCCTACGGTGGCGGCATCTACCTGGTGGCGTGGTCCTTCACCACCTACACCGAATACGACATCCAGGCCACGCGCGTGCGAGCCTCGGACGGTGTGGTGCTCGACGTGTCGGGTATCTCCCTGGCCACCGCCACGGGCAATCAGCTCGTGCCCGCCGTGGCCTCCAATGGGAGCGACTTCCTGGTGGCCTGGGTGGACAGTCCTGGCTTCGGAAGCTCCAGCATCCGGGGCGCGCGCGTGCGAGGCTCGGACGGCAAGGTGCTCGATAGCGCCAGCCTTGGCATCTCGACGGCCGCGAGCAGCCGGTTCTCGCCCGCTATCGCCTCCGACGGTACCAACTACTTCGTGGTCTGGGACGACACCCGGTCCTACTCGTATTCCGACATCTACGGCACCCGGGTGAGAGCGTCGGATGGTGCGGTGCTCGACTCCTCGGGCATCCCCATCTCCACCGCGACCTACGGCCAGTCCAGCCCGGCCATCGCCTTCGACGGAAGCAAGTACCTGGTGGTCTGGAGTGACTCCCGGAGCAACTCTTCTTCCGATATCTATGGCGCACGGGTGAGTGCAGCTGGAACGGTGCTCGATACCTCGGGCATCCCCATCTCCACCGCGGCCAACAGCCAGGGCTCCCCCACCATCGCCTTCGCCGGAGGCCACTTCCTCGTCGCGTGGGATGACTATCGGAATGGCTCGACGAGCGACGTCTATGCCGCGCGGGTGAGAGCCTCGGATGCCGTGGTGCTCGACCCCTCGGGCACCCCCATCGCGACGGGTTCCGGAAGCCAGGGTGCGGTGTCCGCCGCCACCGATGGGAGCCAGTTCCTGTTGGTGTGGCAGTACTCCACGGGCTCGAGCAGCTACGACGTCCACGGCGCGCGGGTCGGGGTGGATGGAGTGGTGCTCGATACACCGGGGGCCATCCTCTTCGCGTCCGCCACGGATTACGAGCGGGTTCCGGCCGTGGCTTTCGATGGGAGCCACTTCCTGGTGGTGTGGGAGGGCTATCAATCCAGCCGCTATGACATCTACGGCGCGCGGGTGAGGCCCTCGGACCTGACGATCCTCGACACACCGGGGAGGATGCTGTCCACCCAGGCCAACGCCGAGGGTTCGCCCGCCGTGGCGGGTGGCCGTGACAGCTACCTGGTGGTGTGGCAGGACACGCGAGATCTGAATGGCCGCTACGACGTCTACGGCGTGCGGGTCCGGGCCTCGGACGGGACCGTGCTCGACCCCGCCGGCATCCCCATTGGCACGGCGACCAACTCCCAGGCCTCTCCCGCCGTGGCGTTCGACGGGAGCAACTTCCTGGTGGTGTGGAACGACTACCGGAGCAGCGGCACCTCGGGCTCGGACATCTACGGCGCACGGGTGAGGGAGTCGGACGGAGCCGTGCTCGACGCGGCGGGCATCCCCATCTCCACCGCCTCGCGGGACCAGTGGCCCCCCGCGGTGACCTTCGGCGACGGGTACTATTTCGTGACGTGGCACGACTACCGCAATGGCTCGACCGCGGACGTGTATGGCGCGCGCGTGAGGGCCTCGGATGGCGTGGTCCTGGAGCCGCAGGGCATCGCCGTGACGATCGCGGCCCAGGACCAGCAGTACGTCTCCACCGCCTTCGGCGACGGCCACTTCCTGGTGGTCTGGAGTGACTCGCGAAACACCAGCACGTCCAACATGGACATCTACGGCGCGCGGATCAGGGCCTCGGATGGCGTGGTCCTCGACAGCGCGGGCATCGCTCTCTCCACCGCCTCGGGCAACCAGTACTTCCCCGACGTGGCGTTCGATGGGAGCAACTTCCTGACGATCTGGCAGGACCTGCGCAACAGCTCGGGGGCGGACATCTACGGCGCTCGGGTCAGGCCCTCGGATGGCGCGGTGCTCGACGGAACGAACCTCCCGCTCTGCACGGATGCCAGCTACCAGGGAATGCCCGCCCTCGCCTTCGATGGAAGCACCTACCTGATGGTGTGGCGGGACACCCGGAATGGCGTGTCCCGGCTCAATGGCTCGCGGGTGAAGCCGGATGGCACCGTGCTGGATGGGACGGGATTCCTCATCGCCGACATGACCGCGAACACGTCGAGCACGACGGTGCCCGCGGTCGCCTCGTGGGGCAAGGGGCGGTTCCTCGCCGCGTATGAGCCCTACGACGCGGTGGCCCGCCAGCTGCGCGTCAAGGTGAGGCTGGTCGGAGACCCCGTGAATGGCTCGAAGTGCGCGAGTGGTGCGGAGTGCACGAGCGGCTACTGCGTCGATGGGGTCTGCTGCAACACCTCCTGCGCGGATGGAACGTGCGGCTCGGGAACCTGTGAGCCCCTCCCAGGTCCTGACATCACCTGTCCGGAGAACGCGGAGGCCGAGGCCACCGGCGCTGACGGCGCCATCGTCGACTATCCGTCCGCCACGGCCACGGGTACCGCCCCGCTCTCATTCACGTACAGCCAGGACTCCGGAACGCGGTTCGCTCTGGGCACGAACACCGTCACGGCCACCGTGAAGGATGGCCTGGGCCGCACGGACACCTGCTCCTTCACCGTCACCGTGCGCGACACCACCGCGCCCACCCCGCGCTGTGGGGTGGACCTCGTGGCCGAGGCGACGGAGCCCGACGGCGCCGCCGTGAGCTACGCACAGCCCACGGCCTCGGATGCCATCACGTCCGCCCCGGATGTGTCGGTGAGCCACGCGAGCGGTAGCCGCTTCCCGCTCGGAGTGACGCGGGTGCTCGTCACCGCGAAGGACGAGGCGGGCAACTCCGCCACCTGCTCCTTCACCATCACCGTGCGCGACACCACCGCCCCCACCCTCTCCTGCCCCACGAACGTGACGGCGGAAGCCTCGGGCCCCGAGGGCGTCACCGTCAACTACCCATCCGCCACCGCCGAGGACGCCGCGTCCTCGACGACGCTCCGTTACAGCCAGGCGGCCGGGACGCTCTTCGGCCTCGGAACCACCGACGTCACGGTCACCGCCACGGATGGGGCGAACAACACCACCTCGTGTGTCTTCACCGTCGCCGTGCGGGATTCCACGCCTCCGACCCTCGCCTGTGGCGCGGACCTCGAGGCCGAGGCGACGGGACCGGACGGAGCCAGCGTGGACTTCACGTTGCCCACCGCCACGGACGCCGTCTCCGCCACGCCCGTCCTCACGGCCAGCCATGAGCCCGGTGCGCTCTTTCCCCCTGGCCCCACGCGCGTCACCGTGAAGGCCACGGACGTGGCCGGTAACGCCAGCGAGTGCACCTTCACCGTCACCGTGCGCGACACCACCGCGCCCGAGGTCGGCTGCCCGGGCAACCTCACCGCCGAGGCCCAGGACGCCACGGGCGCCCCTGTCGCCATCTCCGTGCCCGCGCCGCGTGACACCGTCACGCGCTCGCCCACGGTGTCGAGCAGCCACGCCCCCGGCAGCCGCTTCCCCCTGGGCACCACCGAGGTCGTCGTCTCGGCCTCGGACGAGGCCGGCAACAGCGCCTCGTGTGCCTTCACCGTCACCGTCCAGGACACCACCGCCCCCACCCTCTCCTGCCCGGCGGACCTGGCGGTGAGGATGACGGGCGCCTCCTCACAGGGCATCCCCGTGGAGTACCCGGCCGCCACCACCTCGGACGCCGTGTCCACGCCCGTGCTGAGCTACAGCCGCGCCACGGGCGAGCTGTTCCCCCTGGGAACCACCCCGGTGACGGTGACGGCCACGGATGCCGCGGGCAACAGCGCCACCTGCACCTTCCAGGTGAAGGTGGACCAGAGCATCGCGGTGCAGGTCCCGGCCGCGCAGGGATGCGGGTGCGCGGCGGGCAGCGGCACGCCAGAGGGCCTTGGCTGGGGTGCGCTGCTGCTACTCTCCTGGAGCGTGAGCCGCCGCCGCATCGCCCCCAGGGTGTGA